TCAAGTTAAAAGCATAACCCCAATAGAAGGCAAAGCACACAAAATTTTAGGATTTTTGGGGTTGTCAAAGACCCAAAGGGTTGTTGTTAGCGAAAAAACCTAACAACCAAAAACCCGACCTGATTTTCCCGACGGAACGATTGTCGGAAAACGCGTAGTGAAAAAAACGCCATTTTTCCAATTTTTTTCCGACGATGTCAAAAATCAACTGTTAAACTCGGGAACAACGGGGCAGACATTAGCAAAAAAATTATTTTCCATTTATGTCATCAAATAACTCTCTTCGTTCAATTTTTTCCATATCATTGTGTAAGATAGGTAATTGCTTTTTCATAATATTCCAAACAATTTTGTAATCAATCCCAAAATAAAAGTAAGCTATTTTATCACGTATACCTGCAAGTTGTTTCCATGGAATATATGAATGATTTGTCTTGAGTATTTCAGATATATTTTTTGTTGCTTCACCAATAATCTCTAAATTATGCACTACTGCATCTTTAGTTTTTTTGTCATTAAGAAATTCCTCAT
This Elusimicrobiota bacterium DNA region includes the following protein-coding sequences:
- a CDS encoding DUF86 domain-containing protein → MSKRHDIDFIQDIKQSIENIFDYIGKMNYEEFLNDKKTKDAVVHNLEIIGEATKNISEILKTNHSYIPWKQLAGIRDKIAYFYFGIDYKIVWNIMKKQLPILHNDMEKIERRELFDDINGK